The following coding sequences lie in one Lolium perenne isolate Kyuss_39 chromosome 2, Kyuss_2.0, whole genome shotgun sequence genomic window:
- the LOC127328258 gene encoding wound-induced protein 1-like, producing MGKHAPFKSNREVVESLYTSLARGDAAAVTALLAVDLDWWFHGPRRCQHMRRLLTGEATGSAAFRFAPARVAEVGGVGNDRWVVAEGWGGEHDYWVHAWCLRAGVITSFREYFNTSVTVRELGRCAKEDVVWAVWESQSPRPRGRSMPGLVLAI from the coding sequence ATGGGCAAGCACGCGCCGTTCAAGTCGAACCGAGAGGTGGTGGAGTCACTTTACACCTCGCTGGCCCGCGGCGACGCCGCAGCGGTGACGGCACTGTTGGCGGTGGACTTAGACTGGTGGTTCCATGGTCCGCGGCGGTGCCAGCACATGCGGCGCCTGCTCACTGGCGAGGCAACGGGTTCCGCGGCATTCCGGTTCGCGCCGGCGCGggtggcggaggtgggcggcgtCGGCAACGACAGGTGGGTGGTGGCGGAGGGGTGGGGTGGAGAACATGACTACTGGGTGCACGCATGGTGCCTCCGCGCCGGAGTCATCACGAGTTTCCGGGAGTACTTCAACACGTCGGTGACTGTGAGGGAGCTAGGCCGGTGTGCTAAGGAGGACGTGGTCTGGGCCGTGTGGGAGAGCCAATCGCCCAGGCCCAGGGGCCGCTCCATGCCAGGCCTGGTGCTCGCCATTTGA